In one window of Fictibacillus phosphorivorans DNA:
- a CDS encoding general stress protein yields the protein MDTHGKVVGVFRTEDDAIDAIKELRDQGYSDNEISVIAKDKKEVKHIHEETGSKAPEGAATGMATGGILGGLGGLLLGAGALAIPGIGPIVAAGPIAAALGGAAVGAGAGGIVGALVGLGIPENEAKEYEQSVEAGDILVLVDANEVSRHRQANDTFRTYRSTNAHRYEDSYSNK from the coding sequence ATGGATACTCATGGTAAAGTGGTTGGCGTTTTCCGTACAGAAGATGATGCGATTGATGCAATTAAAGAGCTGAGAGATCAAGGTTATAGTGACAACGAAATTTCAGTGATCGCAAAAGACAAAAAAGAAGTAAAACACATTCATGAAGAAACTGGCTCAAAAGCTCCTGAAGGGGCTGCCACGGGAATGGCCACAGGTGGCATTCTTGGTGGACTTGGTGGTCTATTACTAGGTGCGGGCGCACTCGCTATTCCAGGAATCGGCCCGATCGTAGCAGCAGGTCCTATTGCAGCAGCACTCGGTGGAGCCGCGGTAGGAGCTGGCGCCGGCGGAATTGTTGGTGCTCTTGTAGGATTAGGAATACCTGAAAATGAAGCGAAAGAATACGAACAATCTGTTGAAGCTGGGGACATTCTCGTTCTTGTTGATGCGAACGAAGTAAGCCGACATAGACAAGCTAATGATACATTCCGTACGTACCGTTCCACAAACGCACATCGTTATGAAGATTCATATTCCAACAAATAG
- a CDS encoding LVIVD repeat-containing protein: protein MNKFASKILLSTLALSLAGGGIALACENGQKSYIEAGESTFGGIPKVEGSKNFEHLKEVAAVPLKDIKGKPATTADVYAYKGYAYLGTHRGQMTNEGVRIFDMKDPANPKEVAVLANDIPGTWQEKVIVQSVSTPSFKGDLAAVSVQRVDKERYGYEGETSENGGVVLYDVTNPKEPKKLGFWKTPSNLPTGTHEHWLTEQNNKVLLLATNYQAHRYKDKGVDVHDFSIVDVTNPRKSEELSNWDPTEVGGSFNGDYQYEDETGAQRTAFLHSVITDETGKYAYLSYWDLGTIILNIEDPANPKFVGRTKFERDVQGAAHSAALAHGGNILIETREIFNPDPHDPGFERGWGYVRVYDIKDKSNPVLLSTFRTLNSMVQIKAGERKPGTYTVHDPKVRGNTLYLSHYSDGIRMVDLTDPANPVEVGSYVSDKANVWGVFVDRNYILASDMGQGLKVLQKKADLNVNKMNLQSFLIK, encoded by the coding sequence ATGAACAAATTTGCATCAAAAATTTTATTAAGTACACTTGCACTTTCTTTAGCAGGTGGAGGAATTGCTTTAGCTTGCGAAAACGGACAAAAAAGCTACATTGAAGCTGGAGAATCTACGTTTGGTGGAATTCCAAAAGTAGAAGGATCTAAAAACTTTGAGCATCTTAAAGAAGTGGCTGCTGTACCCCTAAAAGACATAAAAGGAAAACCTGCTACAACCGCAGATGTATATGCGTACAAAGGGTATGCATATCTTGGTACACACCGTGGTCAGATGACAAATGAGGGAGTAAGGATTTTTGATATGAAAGATCCTGCCAATCCTAAAGAAGTTGCTGTTCTTGCGAATGATATACCTGGAACATGGCAGGAAAAGGTAATCGTTCAATCAGTAAGTACTCCGTCATTTAAAGGAGACTTAGCGGCTGTGAGTGTTCAGCGCGTAGATAAAGAGCGATATGGCTATGAAGGAGAAACATCTGAAAATGGTGGTGTGGTGTTATACGATGTTACCAACCCTAAAGAGCCAAAAAAGCTAGGGTTTTGGAAAACACCTTCTAATCTTCCTACCGGGACGCATGAACATTGGCTGACAGAACAGAACAACAAAGTCTTACTTTTAGCTACTAATTATCAAGCTCATCGCTATAAGGACAAAGGGGTCGATGTTCATGACTTTTCAATCGTTGATGTAACAAACCCTAGAAAATCGGAGGAACTCTCAAACTGGGATCCAACTGAAGTTGGCGGTAGCTTTAATGGTGATTATCAATATGAAGACGAGACAGGCGCACAGCGCACGGCATTTTTACATAGTGTCATCACGGATGAAACAGGTAAATATGCATACCTCTCCTATTGGGATCTTGGAACAATCATTTTAAATATTGAAGATCCTGCGAATCCAAAGTTTGTTGGAAGGACAAAATTTGAACGTGATGTTCAAGGAGCAGCGCATTCGGCGGCGTTAGCTCATGGTGGAAACATTTTGATTGAAACGCGAGAAATTTTTAATCCTGATCCTCATGACCCAGGATTTGAAAGAGGCTGGGGATATGTTCGTGTATACGACATAAAAGATAAAAGTAATCCTGTTCTATTAAGTACGTTTAGAACGTTAAACTCGATGGTGCAGATTAAGGCAGGAGAGCGCAAGCCAGGAACATATACGGTGCATGATCCAAAAGTAAGAGGAAATACGCTCTACCTTTCTCATTATTCTGATGGCATCCGTATGGTTGACCTTACGGATCCAGCAAATCCGGTGGAAGTAGGATCATATGTATCTGACAAAGCAAACGTATGGGGTGTTTTCGTAGATCGAAACTATATATTAGCTTCTGATATGGGGCAAGGATTAAAAGTTTTACAGAAAAAAGCGGATTTAAATGTGAACAAGATGAACTTACAATCCTTTCTTATTAAATAA
- a CDS encoding EAL and HDOD domain-containing protein, giving the protein MDIFIGRQPILDKDENVVAYELLYRNSENNRYDGLDHDSATIDVMVNSFAGIGIKEVGERKKCFINFTENLLLNRIPTYISPQYIVVEILEDVRLTDEVLEVCKELKNKGYIIALDDVSVNRNLDRVLPYIDIIKVDYLLMDVQEMKIMIETYREQITFLAEKIETREQFEQAKELGFEYFQGYFFSRPVVLQGKDIAPIPTNYLLLLEKLNGSEPDIHEISSLIQRDLSLSYKLLKVMNSGTYFFKSKITTIKQAVVLVGLYEIKKLVMILMMSSLNRVDTQLEIVKMSLTRAFFFERIAKSVGVSKNHLYMFGMFSLIDTLLSKNMRDVIADLPITNELAEALLGNIDSYNLALKIIQGLERGSWLEIQSICRSLNLSEAELYTHYRASTLSADQFVKADTEIKV; this is encoded by the coding sequence ATGGATATTTTTATTGGCAGACAACCGATCTTAGACAAAGATGAGAACGTTGTCGCTTATGAACTTTTATATAGAAACAGTGAGAACAATAGATATGATGGATTGGACCATGATAGTGCTACAATCGATGTTATGGTGAACAGCTTTGCTGGAATCGGGATCAAAGAAGTTGGAGAACGCAAGAAATGTTTTATAAACTTTACGGAAAATCTGTTATTAAATCGGATTCCTACGTATATTTCTCCTCAATATATCGTCGTTGAAATCTTAGAGGATGTTCGTTTAACGGACGAAGTGCTTGAGGTCTGTAAAGAGTTAAAGAATAAAGGTTATATTATTGCGCTTGATGATGTTTCGGTAAACCGCAACTTAGATAGAGTACTGCCTTATATCGATATCATTAAAGTGGACTACTTATTAATGGACGTCCAAGAGATGAAGATCATGATTGAAACGTACCGCGAGCAGATTACATTTCTAGCAGAAAAGATAGAAACACGTGAGCAGTTTGAACAAGCAAAAGAGCTAGGATTTGAATACTTTCAAGGCTACTTCTTCAGCAGACCAGTCGTATTGCAGGGAAAAGATATCGCTCCTATTCCGACAAACTATCTTCTGCTATTAGAAAAACTGAATGGTTCAGAGCCAGACATTCATGAGATCAGCAGCTTAATTCAACGAGATCTCTCGCTTTCTTATAAGCTTTTGAAAGTGATGAATTCTGGTACCTACTTCTTTAAAAGTAAGATTACAACGATAAAACAAGCTGTCGTCCTAGTAGGACTGTATGAAATCAAAAAGCTCGTCATGATTTTGATGATGTCGAGTTTGAACAGAGTTGATACTCAACTGGAAATTGTAAAGATGAGTCTTACTCGTGCCTTTTTCTTTGAACGCATCGCGAAATCAGTAGGTGTGTCAAAAAATCATCTCTACATGTTTGGCATGTTCTCTCTTATCGACACGCTGCTGAGTAAAAACATGAGAGACGTGATTGCTGACCTTCCGATAACGAATGAGCTGGCTGAAGCTCTTTTAGGAAACATAGATTCCTATAATCTCGCATTAAAAATCATACAAGGTTTGGAGAGAGGTTCATGGCTGGAAATCCAGTCGATATGCCGCTCGCTCAATTTGTCAGAAGCGGAACTCTATACGCATTACCGAGCAAGTACTTTATCTGCTGATCAGTTTGTAAAGGCGGATACAGAAATAAAAGTCTAG
- a CDS encoding MMPL family transporter → MRFILKQKWLVLIVWIAVVAVLMFSAPNMAELVREKGQVDVPDGFSSSLASDIMSEVQEQEGGGDESSIALVFTDEKGLSAADKKEVERAIRQLEKNKKELGITEILTHFNEKSLEKQLVSEDGKSILTSIKVAWNDREPSEVNEALYKTIEDNKVDHYYTSNWMINEDLVKSSEEGLKKTEGITVVFILGVLLLVFRSVVAPLIPLLTVGVTYLASQSIVAMLVDSFDFPISNYTQIFLVAVLFGIGTDYCILLLSRYKEELTLTESKTEAIIATYRQAGRTVFFSGLAVMIGFAAIGFSQFILYQSAAAVAVGVGILLVALFTIVPFFMMVLGQKIFWPSKKKAEHGESKLWAIAGNFSLKRPLLSLILVAIICVPFLVTYDGKLSFNSLEEISGDVSSIQAFNVIEKSFGAGESMPTNIVIKNDEKMDSTSYMELAEKISQELEKVNHVDAVRSVSRPTGEPVEDFFVYKQAESLGDGLGDGKDGINKISSGLMEASGELSKSEPQLTGATDGIQQLIDGTSATQSGLTEIQKNLVKIEDGIRKGTMGAADAQKGLQQIKSKQQELLSGYQKIQQGYEQAGSNLSTIQSNYVKLGQGLGSLNTALASIKDQDFQALENRYGIAGDDAEYQKIKNTVKATQNQLPVIKGQLDQLNSGLNQVSSGVQQANGKFKEINGYQQGIIGGLQQVIDGTNQLQSGLGQLADGQGQIVDNVPKLTNGLNGINNGQQKLLKGFEDLGGQFSQLTTGLDQSADGLNQVSDGLGSAQNYLNNLAETKDKSAFYMPEEVLQSKDFEQALDAYLSKDRKTMTMDVVFGINPYSNESIDEVDEIKDAINRVTKGTELENAKVAVGGITSSNADLQTVSSNDFSRTVLLMLVGISIILVFLFRSLIMPVYLIGSLILTYYTSMGINEFIYVNLLGYTGISWAVPFFGFVILVALGVDYSIFLMDRFNEYKDLTVADAMLLAMKKMGTVIISAVIILGGTFAAMMPSGMLSLLQIASIILVGLLLYAFVVLPLLIPVLVKNFGEANWWPYKRS, encoded by the coding sequence GTGCGGTTTATTTTAAAACAAAAATGGCTGGTGCTTATAGTGTGGATAGCCGTTGTGGCCGTTCTTATGTTCTCGGCACCTAACATGGCTGAGCTAGTACGAGAAAAAGGACAAGTCGATGTACCAGACGGCTTTTCATCATCATTAGCATCAGACATTATGAGTGAAGTTCAGGAACAAGAAGGCGGTGGGGATGAGTCTTCGATTGCACTAGTATTTACGGATGAAAAAGGACTAAGTGCTGCAGATAAAAAAGAAGTTGAGCGAGCGATCCGTCAACTTGAAAAGAATAAAAAAGAACTAGGAATCACAGAGATTCTGACTCACTTTAATGAAAAGAGTCTTGAGAAGCAGTTAGTCTCAGAAGATGGGAAATCTATCTTAACGTCTATAAAAGTAGCTTGGAATGATCGAGAACCAAGTGAAGTGAATGAAGCTCTATATAAAACGATCGAAGACAACAAAGTTGATCACTATTATACAAGCAACTGGATGATCAACGAAGATCTTGTAAAGAGTTCTGAAGAAGGCCTCAAGAAAACAGAAGGCATTACGGTAGTATTCATTCTAGGCGTCTTGCTCTTAGTATTCAGATCTGTTGTTGCGCCACTCATTCCGTTATTAACCGTTGGTGTGACGTATCTCGCTTCACAATCTATCGTGGCGATGTTAGTCGATTCGTTCGACTTTCCGATATCCAATTATACGCAGATTTTTTTAGTTGCTGTATTGTTTGGAATTGGAACCGATTATTGTATTCTCTTGCTAAGTCGATATAAAGAAGAACTAACGCTCACAGAGAGTAAAACAGAAGCGATCATCGCGACATATCGTCAGGCAGGGCGTACCGTTTTCTTTAGCGGTTTGGCAGTCATGATCGGATTTGCAGCGATCGGTTTTTCACAATTTATTCTCTATCAATCAGCAGCGGCTGTTGCGGTTGGTGTAGGTATTCTTTTAGTTGCTCTGTTCACGATTGTTCCATTCTTCATGATGGTCTTAGGTCAGAAGATCTTTTGGCCATCTAAGAAAAAAGCAGAGCATGGTGAGAGCAAACTCTGGGCGATAGCTGGGAACTTTTCATTAAAACGTCCGCTGCTGTCACTCATACTCGTTGCGATCATTTGCGTACCTTTTCTTGTAACGTATGATGGCAAACTATCCTTTAACTCATTAGAAGAAATCTCAGGAGATGTTTCTTCGATCCAAGCGTTTAATGTGATTGAAAAGAGCTTTGGAGCGGGAGAATCGATGCCAACAAACATCGTTATAAAAAATGATGAAAAGATGGACTCGACTTCATACATGGAGCTTGCTGAAAAGATTAGCCAAGAACTTGAAAAAGTTAACCATGTTGATGCGGTAAGATCTGTTTCCAGACCTACGGGCGAACCGGTTGAAGATTTCTTTGTCTACAAGCAGGCTGAAAGCTTAGGTGATGGCCTCGGTGATGGAAAAGACGGGATCAATAAAATCAGCAGTGGGCTTATGGAAGCGAGCGGTGAGTTATCAAAATCTGAACCGCAGCTGACTGGTGCGACTGACGGCATTCAACAGCTTATTGACGGTACGAGTGCTACTCAATCTGGTTTAACTGAGATTCAAAAGAATCTGGTGAAAATAGAAGATGGCATCCGAAAAGGAACGATGGGAGCAGCTGATGCACAAAAAGGATTGCAACAGATAAAGTCCAAACAACAAGAGCTGCTTTCTGGTTATCAAAAGATTCAGCAGGGTTATGAACAAGCAGGATCAAATCTATCAACGATTCAATCAAACTACGTAAAACTAGGGCAAGGATTAGGAAGCTTGAATACTGCCTTGGCGTCTATTAAAGATCAAGACTTTCAAGCGTTGGAAAATCGTTATGGGATTGCAGGTGACGATGCGGAGTATCAGAAGATCAAGAACACTGTGAAAGCTACTCAAAATCAGCTGCCTGTTATCAAAGGTCAACTTGACCAATTAAACAGTGGATTGAATCAAGTTTCATCAGGTGTTCAACAAGCCAATGGTAAATTCAAAGAGATAAACGGCTACCAACAAGGTATAATCGGCGGGCTTCAGCAAGTGATCGATGGTACGAATCAACTTCAGTCAGGTCTAGGCCAACTTGCTGACGGCCAAGGTCAGATCGTTGATAATGTGCCTAAGCTAACAAACGGCTTAAACGGTATCAATAATGGCCAACAGAAACTGTTAAAAGGATTTGAAGATCTTGGTGGTCAGTTCAGTCAGTTAACGACTGGTCTGGATCAGAGTGCTGATGGTTTGAATCAAGTGTCAGATGGTCTCGGTTCTGCTCAAAATTATTTGAACAACCTAGCCGAAACAAAGGATAAAAGTGCTTTTTATATGCCAGAAGAAGTCCTTCAAAGTAAGGATTTCGAACAGGCACTGGATGCGTATCTATCAAAAGATCGTAAAACGATGACGATGGATGTTGTGTTTGGAATCAACCCTTATTCGAACGAATCTATTGATGAAGTAGACGAGATAAAAGATGCGATCAATCGAGTGACGAAAGGAACGGAGCTAGAGAACGCGAAAGTGGCTGTTGGGGGAATCACGAGTTCAAACGCTGACTTGCAGACGGTTTCTAGCAATGATTTTTCAAGAACGGTTCTGCTCATGTTAGTAGGGATCTCAATTATTCTTGTATTTTTGTTCCGTTCATTAATAATGCCAGTTTACTTGATCGGTTCGCTCATTTTAACGTACTACACGTCAATGGGGATCAATGAATTCATCTATGTAAATCTATTAGGCTACACAGGAATCAGCTGGGCTGTTCCGTTCTTTGGATTCGTAATCCTTGTGGCGCTCGGCGTTGATTACAGCATCTTCTTGATGGACCGATTTAACGAGTACAAAGATCTTACGGTTGCAGATGCGATGCTTCTTGCTATGAAAAAAATGGGGACGGTTATCATTTCGGCCGTTATCATATTAGGTGGAACGTTTGCTGCGATGATGCCTTCAGGAATGCTTTCACTATTGCAGATCGCGTCCATCATCTTAGTAGGGTTGCTTCTATACGCATTTGTCGTACTACCATTACTCATCCCGGTTCTTGTTAAGAACTTTGGAGAAGCAAACTGGTGGCCGTATAAACGAAGCTAA
- a CDS encoding MarR family winged helix-turn-helix transcriptional regulator, producing MSQLSIKELVDRYIDLTFAVHKKGESLVKEQLQSELSNDQFYTLKYIYKTENCTSTELAKVFDVKKSAITAVITKLWDQDLIERTRDQNDRRVVYLTLTETGLELYKKTEERIYNLVESIITQFEEQEIKQFIDTYEKINNILTTLQEKQ from the coding sequence ATGTCACAACTATCCATTAAAGAACTTGTTGATCGTTATATCGATCTCACATTTGCTGTTCATAAAAAAGGAGAGTCCCTAGTAAAAGAACAGCTACAGAGTGAACTTTCAAATGATCAATTTTATACTTTGAAGTACATTTACAAGACAGAGAACTGCACATCAACCGAACTAGCGAAAGTATTTGATGTGAAGAAAAGTGCCATTACAGCTGTGATCACAAAATTGTGGGATCAAGATTTGATCGAGAGAACGAGAGATCAAAATGATCGCCGCGTCGTTTATCTTACATTAACGGAAACGGGACTTGAACTATACAAAAAAACCGAAGAGAGAATCTATAACTTAGTAGAGTCCATCATTACTCAGTTTGAAGAGCAGGAGATCAAACAATTCATTGACACGTATGAAAAAATCAATAACATCTTAACGACACTTCAAGAAAAACAATAA
- a CDS encoding LLM class flavin-dependent oxidoreductase translates to MKLSILDQSPISSGKRAQDALQASMQLAREGEKLGYTRYWIAEHHNFSGLSCSAPEVMLSYIGANTKKIRLGAGAVLLPHYKPYRVAETYNMLATLFPDRIDLGIGRAPGGSAEASIALSDNYLENVRKVPELTKQLLNFLRNDFPKDDMFSKIKPSPVPDIKPVPWILGTSQKSADLASGYGTAYAFGHFMSEKLGPEIVASYQKTFVPSVSLKEAKTIVAVSVICAETTEQAEELALPGILWRKQNASGEGNGVPTIEEAHRSFSIEERKQFISEAKRKMIIGNPQEVKKELYRLQETYKADELMIVTITHSYEDRIKSYELIAKHLLLST, encoded by the coding sequence ATGAAATTAAGCATACTCGATCAATCCCCAATCTCATCCGGTAAACGTGCGCAAGATGCTCTTCAAGCTTCTATGCAACTGGCAAGGGAAGGAGAAAAGCTCGGATATACCCGTTATTGGATCGCAGAACATCATAACTTCAGCGGCTTATCTTGTTCAGCACCAGAAGTGATGCTGAGCTATATTGGGGCAAACACAAAAAAGATTCGGCTCGGCGCAGGTGCTGTGCTTTTACCGCATTATAAACCTTACAGAGTTGCGGAAACCTATAACATGCTTGCTACACTTTTTCCAGATAGAATTGATCTTGGTATCGGTCGTGCTCCTGGGGGATCGGCAGAAGCGTCGATCGCTCTTTCGGACAATTATCTGGAGAATGTTCGAAAAGTTCCTGAATTGACGAAACAACTGCTGAATTTTCTCCGTAACGATTTTCCAAAAGACGATATGTTTTCTAAAATAAAGCCGTCTCCAGTCCCTGACATAAAACCAGTTCCTTGGATTCTTGGAACAAGCCAAAAGAGTGCAGACCTAGCTTCTGGATATGGAACAGCTTATGCGTTCGGTCATTTTATGAGTGAAAAATTAGGACCTGAGATTGTAGCTTCTTATCAAAAAACGTTTGTACCAAGTGTCTCATTAAAAGAAGCAAAAACGATTGTTGCTGTGTCTGTGATCTGTGCAGAGACAACAGAACAGGCTGAGGAACTTGCATTACCTGGAATTCTTTGGAGAAAACAGAATGCTTCTGGTGAAGGAAATGGCGTTCCAACCATAGAAGAAGCTCACCGTTCTTTTTCCATAGAAGAACGGAAACAGTTCATATCTGAAGCGAAACGAAAAATGATTATCGGCAACCCACAAGAGGTAAAGAAAGAACTATATCGACTTCAAGAAACGTATAAAGCAGATGAATTGATGATTGTGACGATTACTCACTCTTATGAGGACCGAATAAAGTCATACGAATTAATAGCTAAACATCTTCTTCTATCCACATAA
- a CDS encoding DinB family protein, translated as MDKSLQLHQFNTWANEKVFEKLKELPPEMYKKEVESVFPTIADVLVHMYQVDYVWLQVLKGKTFEDILNSVKQLHEELNTADLQNMQKKFEAMSDDYENFIKGRGDLSADITVHHPHFGTLNSTYADLVQHIVNHGTYHRGHLSAIVNQLGYKGASIDYIFYLYSLQEKKQTS; from the coding sequence ATGGATAAATCGCTACAGCTTCACCAATTCAACACATGGGCAAATGAAAAAGTATTTGAGAAACTAAAAGAACTTCCTCCCGAAATGTACAAAAAAGAGGTAGAAAGTGTTTTTCCTACAATCGCCGATGTACTCGTACACATGTATCAAGTCGATTATGTATGGCTGCAGGTATTAAAAGGGAAAACATTCGAAGATATTTTAAACTCCGTTAAACAGTTACACGAAGAATTGAATACTGCAGATCTACAAAACATGCAGAAGAAGTTCGAAGCTATGTCTGATGACTACGAGAACTTCATCAAAGGAAGAGGAGATTTATCTGCTGATATCACTGTTCATCATCCACACTTCGGAACACTGAATTCAACCTATGCAGATCTCGTTCAACACATCGTAAATCATGGCACGTATCATCGAGGCCATCTATCTGCAATCGTCAATCAGCTCGGCTATAAAGGGGCATCGATCGATTATATTTTTTATCTATATTCACTCCAAGAAAAAAAGCAAACCTCATAA
- a CDS encoding undecaprenyl-diphosphate phosphatase, producing MDILLLLKALILGLVEGLTEFAPVSSTGHMILVDDMWLRSQDFLGKYPANTFKVVIQLGSILAVVVVFRQRFIDMLGFSRNKATNEITGSRLKLTQVIVGLLPAGVLGLLFEDYIDEYLFTTNTVLIGLAIGAFLMIFADRFAAKNQNPVIDTVDKITYKQAFSIGLIQCLSLWPGFSRSGATISGGVLLGLSHRAAADFTFIMAVPIMAGASGISLLKNLEYFSMDAMPFFVVGFISAFVFAMLSIRFFLNVIEKVKLTPFAIYRLVLVAVIFFVIM from the coding sequence ATGGACATCCTATTGTTATTAAAAGCCCTAATTTTAGGGTTAGTAGAAGGTTTGACGGAGTTTGCTCCTGTATCATCAACGGGACATATGATTCTTGTAGATGACATGTGGTTAAGATCACAAGACTTTTTAGGTAAGTATCCAGCCAATACATTTAAAGTTGTCATACAGCTTGGTTCGATTTTAGCTGTAGTCGTTGTTTTCAGACAGCGATTTATCGACATGCTTGGATTTAGCAGAAACAAAGCAACAAATGAAATCACGGGGAGCCGTTTAAAATTAACACAAGTCATCGTAGGGCTCTTGCCGGCAGGTGTACTTGGATTGTTGTTCGAAGATTATATCGACGAATACCTTTTCACGACGAATACAGTGCTTATTGGACTCGCGATTGGTGCGTTTCTCATGATTTTTGCCGATCGATTTGCTGCTAAAAATCAAAACCCTGTCATTGATACAGTAGATAAGATTACGTACAAGCAAGCATTCTCGATCGGATTGATTCAGTGTTTATCACTCTGGCCAGGATTTTCGCGCTCTGGTGCTACGATTTCAGGTGGTGTCCTTCTAGGGCTTAGTCACCGTGCTGCAGCTGACTTTACATTCATTATGGCTGTTCCGATCATGGCAGGTGCGAGTGGAATCTCCCTGTTAAAGAACTTAGAATATTTTAGTATGGACGCTATGCCATTCTTTGTGGTTGGATTCATCAGTGCATTTGTATTCGCCATGTTATCCATCCGTTTCTTCTTAAACGTTATTGAAAAAGTTAAGCTAACGCCATTTGCGATTTATCGTTTAGTGCTAGTAGCTGTTATCTTTTTTGTTATCATGTAA
- a CDS encoding CsbD family protein produces MKNDTMEGKWKQLKGEAKKQWGNLTDDDYDQAQGDREKMIGKIQERHGRKREEAEREYDDWYSRMEQY; encoded by the coding sequence ATGAAAAACGATACAATGGAAGGCAAATGGAAACAGTTAAAAGGTGAAGCGAAGAAACAATGGGGCAACCTCACAGATGATGATTACGATCAAGCACAGGGTGACCGTGAGAAAATGATCGGAAAGATTCAGGAAAGACACGGAAGAAAACGTGAAGAAGCTGAGCGTGAATACGACGATTGGTATAGCAGAATGGAGCAATATTAA
- a CDS encoding LLM class flavin-dependent oxidoreductase encodes MSNKKSLSDVKWSVLDLAPVVEGGTVTESFQNTLDLAQHAEKWGYNRYWLAEHHNMPGIASSATSVVIGHVAGGTSKIRVGSGGIMLPNHAPLVIAEQFGTLDALYPGRIDLGLGRAPGTDQVTAQALRRDLGNMGDDFPYQLDELRTYLDPERAESPMKVRAVPGEGQDIPIWLLGSSGFSARLAGREGLPFAFASHFSPDNTIPALELYRNTFTPSEVLEQPYAMVGANVVIADTDEEAARIATSLQQQFVNLVRGNPTKLKPPVESMDGIWSPYEKAALDQQLRTSFIGSPDTVKAKLQAFLDETQADEIIVNGQIYDHAARLRSFELLSEIVK; translated from the coding sequence ATGTCCAATAAAAAAAGTTTAAGTGATGTAAAATGGTCAGTCCTTGACCTTGCTCCGGTCGTTGAAGGGGGTACGGTAACTGAATCGTTCCAGAATACGTTAGATCTCGCTCAGCATGCGGAAAAATGGGGATACAACCGTTATTGGCTGGCTGAACATCATAACATGCCTGGTATCGCGAGCTCTGCCACTTCGGTCGTGATCGGACACGTTGCAGGTGGTACATCTAAAATTCGAGTCGGCTCTGGTGGAATCATGCTTCCTAACCACGCACCGCTCGTGATTGCTGAACAATTTGGTACACTTGATGCCCTGTATCCAGGTAGAATCGACCTTGGTCTAGGACGTGCGCCAGGAACAGACCAGGTAACAGCACAAGCACTTCGCCGTGATCTAGGTAACATGGGTGACGATTTCCCGTATCAGCTAGATGAGCTGCGAACGTATCTTGACCCAGAACGAGCAGAATCGCCCATGAAAGTTAGAGCGGTTCCTGGAGAAGGACAAGATATTCCGATCTGGCTTTTAGGTTCAAGCGGATTTAGTGCACGATTGGCAGGTAGAGAAGGACTGCCGTTTGCATTCGCAAGTCATTTTTCGCCAGACAACACGATTCCTGCTCTAGAGCTATACCGTAATACGTTCACACCATCAGAAGTACTCGAGCAACCGTATGCGATGGTTGGAGCGAACGTGGTAATCGCAGATACTGACGAGGAAGCAGCGAGAATCGCTACATCCCTGCAGCAGCAGTTCGTCAACTTAGTACGCGGAAATCCAACGAAGTTGAAGCCACCTGTTGAGAGCATGGACGGCATCTGGAGTCCGTATGAAAAAGCGGCACTCGACCAGCAGTTGCGCACATCCTTTATCGGCAGCCCAGATACTGTGAAAGCCAAGCTGCAAGCGTTCTTGGACGAAACACAAGCAGATGAGATCATCGTAAATGGCCAGATCTACGATCATGCTGCAAGATTGCGTTCATTTGAATTGTTATCTGAAATCGTAAAATAA